TTCGCGCAGTTCGCCGAGGCCGTCGACCACGACCACTGGGAGGCTCGGGGGGACGCTGCCGTGGAGGACACGCTCACGGGCTTCATCGACGCCGTCGTCGCCCGCGAGGACGGTACGAGCCCGCGGGAGGCGCTCGACGCCGCCACGGGCGTCACGACCGGGGACTGAGACAGCCTCCGGGGGGTCGCGCACGTCAGCCCCGGCGGTCCCGCTGGTAGGTGGTCCACGCCGCCGTGCACCGCTCGCAGCGGCACCGCAGGTTGCGGTAGCCGTTGGCCGAGCCGTGTCGGGGGTCCTGGAGATCGGCCCGGAACGCCGCGGCGCGGTCGACGGCCGAGGGGCGGGCGGCGCCCGGGGCCAGGCCCAGCTCGGCCCGCCAGAGGCGGATCGTCGGGTGGCTCACGCCGAGCAGGCGCCCCGCCTCCTGCTGCGGCAGGTCCGCCGTGGCCTCGACCGCCGCGCGCCAGCTCGCGTGCCCGGAACGGCGGGCGATCTCGTCTCGGTCGTGTCGGGGCACCGGGGCACCCTACGGCCCACCTGACGGCACCCCCTCCTCAGCGCGGCGGCGCCTCCCCCAGCGCCCGGCGCGACACCTGCAGCGCCTCGCGGAACGTCTCGCGCTCCCGGACCTCCAGGCCGCGCACCATCTCGTCCTCGATCTGCGCCACGGGGTCGCGCAGCTCGTCCAGGACGCGCTGGGCCAGCGGGGTCAAGGTCAGCAGCATCCGGCGCCGGGACCGCTCGTCGACCTCCCGCGACACGTGCCCCTTGGCCTCGAGGTCGACGACCATCTGCGCCATCGTCTGGGCCCGGACGAAGGAGTTGCGCGCCAGGTCGGCCGAGGTCATGCCCGGGTGCCGCTCCAGGACGGTCAGAGCCGTGTACTGCAGCGACGTCAGACCGTGCTCGCCGGTGACGGCGTCGAGCCGGGTCCGGATGGCGAGCTCGACCTGCTTGATGAGGTACAGCAGGGTCACGTCGGTCTGGCTGGTCACCCGCCCATCCAACAGCACGGCCCGGCCCCGGTGCGGCCCAGCACCCGGCGGCCGGGCCGCACCGACGCGATCAGGCGATCACGCGATCACGGGACTCAGGCGTAGAACCGGGTGAGGAAGTCGACCACGACGGCCGGTCGTTCCTGGCCCTCGATCTCGATGACGCCCGAGACGGCCAGCTGCACCCCGCCCTTGACCTCGGTGACCTCCTTGAAGGTCCCGCTGAAGCGCACCCGGGCCCCGGCCGGGACGGGGGCGGTGAAGCGCACGCGGTCCATGCCGTAGTTGACCTTCGTGCTCACGCCCTCGACGTCGAACACCTCCGACCACAGCGGGATGAGCAGCGACAGCGTGAGGAAGCCGTGGGCGATGGTGCCGCCGAAGGGTCCGTCCTTCGCGCGCTCGGGGTCGGTGTGGATCCACTGGTCGTCCCCGGTCGCGACGGCGAACCGGTCGATGCGCTCCTGGTCCACGAGCAGCCAGCTCGACGGGCCGATCCCGGTGCCGGCCAGAGCGGTCAGTTCGTCGAAGCGCACGACCTTCTGGGCGACGGTGGTGTCCTGGGTGGTCATGACGGCTCCTGGGTCTGGGTGGGGGTGGTGGTCTCGGGCGTGAGCCCGAGGATGCGCAAGGCGTTGTCGCGCACGATGAGGGGCCGCACCTCCGGGCGGATCGGCAGGTCGGCGAAGTCGCTCATCCACACGTCGGGGTGGATGAGCGGGAAGTCGGACCCGAACAGCACCTGGCGGCGCAGGAACGTGTCGGCGGCCCGCACCAGCGCCGGTGGGAAGTACTTCGGGCGCCACCCCGACAGGTCGATCGCCACGTTCGCCTTGTGGGTGGCGATCGAGATGGCCTGGTCCTGCCAGGGCACCGAGGGGTGGGCGAAGATCAACGTCAGGTCCGGGAACCGGGCGGCGACGTCGTCGAGCAGCATCGGGTCGGAGTACCGCAGCCTGAACCCGTGCCCGCCCCGGACGCCGGCACCGATGCCCGTCTGCCCGGTGTGGACGACGACGGGCAACCCCAGCTCCGCCAGCGCGGCCCAGAAGGGCAGGAACCGCTCGTCGGAGGGGTCGAACCCCTGCACCGTGGGGTGCAGCTTGAAACCCCGCGCGCCGTGGTCCAGCGCGAGGGAGCGCAACCGGTCCACGGCGTCGGGCCGGTGCGGGTCGACCGACCCGAACGGGATGAGGACGTCGGCGTGGTCGGCGGCCCGCTCGACGACCTCCTCGCTGGGGATGGGCGGGTGGGCCAGCTGGTGCTCGGCGTCGACGGTGAAGACGACGGCGAGCATCCGGCGCTCGCGGTAGAACTGCGCGATCGAGGCGACGTCGGGGGTGGCGCCGTCGGTGCGGAAGTACTTCGCCGCCGCGGCGGCCAGGTCCGGTGGCAACGAGCAGTGCCCGTGGTCGCCGACCTCGACGTGCACGTGGGTGTCGACGGCCGTGACGGCTTCGACGTCGATCTCGGGGCGGTACACGCCGATCAGTCCTGCGGGCGCACGAGGTCGGCGGGCAGCTCGGGGAACCGTTCGCCGACGGGCTGCAGGTTCTGGCGCAGCGTCGGGGCGAACTGCTCGGCGATGGTCTCGGCGTCCCAGCCGCCCTCGTGGTGGACCGTGACGACGGGTTCGGGGTGGCTCCACACCTGCAGCCGGTCCCCACCGGCGCCCAGGACCTGACCGC
This genomic window from Kineococcus mangrovi contains:
- a CDS encoding MarR family winged helix-turn-helix transcriptional regulator; translation: MTSQTDVTLLYLIKQVELAIRTRLDAVTGEHGLTSLQYTALTVLERHPGMTSADLARNSFVRAQTMAQMVVDLEAKGHVSREVDERSRRRMLLTLTPLAQRVLDELRDPVAQIEDEMVRGLEVRERETFREALQVSRRALGEAPPR
- a CDS encoding MaoC family dehydratase; this encodes MTTQDTTVAQKVVRFDELTALAGTGIGPSSWLLVDQERIDRFAVATGDDQWIHTDPERAKDGPFGGTIAHGFLTLSLLIPLWSEVFDVEGVSTKVNYGMDRVRFTAPVPAGARVRFSGTFKEVTEVKGGVQLAVSGVIEIEGQERPAVVVDFLTRFYA
- a CDS encoding amidohydrolase family protein; this encodes MYRPEIDVEAVTAVDTHVHVEVGDHGHCSLPPDLAAAAAKYFRTDGATPDVASIAQFYRERRMLAVVFTVDAEHQLAHPPIPSEEVVERAADHADVLIPFGSVDPHRPDAVDRLRSLALDHGARGFKLHPTVQGFDPSDERFLPFWAALAELGLPVVVHTGQTGIGAGVRGGHGFRLRYSDPMLLDDVAARFPDLTLIFAHPSVPWQDQAISIATHKANVAIDLSGWRPKYFPPALVRAADTFLRRQVLFGSDFPLIHPDVWMSDFADLPIRPEVRPLIVRDNALRILGLTPETTTPTQTQEPS